A stretch of Vicinamibacterales bacterium DNA encodes these proteins:
- a CDS encoding DNA translocase FtsK 4TM domain-containing protein → MGSSAVSRRMSEFLGVALFAASLLWLISLASYSASDPVWFFNTGSSLPPENFAGRVGAFVAELSYQLLGYAAFLGPLVMVVIGWHYFWCRAVDAAYTKLLGAALLIGCLSSFLSLAFGTLAVSGKEFRAGGFVGDRLAAALAEYLNRTGSIILILTLLFAAIILSTQFSFGRLFSVLSQIARERWTAFRAAAERRRDEQAREKQRQEVLKKHLAKDPKAAKDTKELKDTRDTKELRTKIARAPITSSDPADAPAAGPAAPPARSKTAAVLGAAAAAFKAASSRPTPPPINKPAPPPAAASVREREKEPSLPLPDPDKTPIERKKGGFTLPPNALLDAPKTERKVDERELMDGARLLEEKCREFSVEGAVVQIHPGPVVTTYEFKPDAGVKYSKITGLADDLCLAMQAESVIIDRIPGKSTVGIQIPNPNREAISLRELLESDAYKRSHSKLTLAMGKTIHGEPFVSDLATMPHLLIAGSTGAGKSVSVNAMITSILMRATPDDVRFIMVDPKRLELGMYEDIPHLLTPVVMDPKLAANALRWAVREMEERYKTLAAFGVRNIEQYNRNVRAMQEEKQGEPLLDDKGNEIKPLPFIVVLIDELADLMMVAGNEVEESIARLAQMARAIGIHLVLATQRPSVDVITGLIKANLPARISFRVSSKIDSRTILDGNGAEQLLGKGDMLFLPPASSRFVRLHGPYISEQESARLAAFLRKQGRPTYDTTVTADEKGAQEHQDFEKDELYDEAARIVVSSGQASISYLQRRLRIGFSRAARLVDMMEMDGLVSAAAGGKPREVLVKKDYFDEVDAQLR, encoded by the coding sequence ATGGGGTCGAGCGCGGTTTCGCGCCGGATGAGCGAATTCCTCGGCGTGGCCCTCTTCGCCGCGTCGCTGCTCTGGCTGATCTCGCTGGCCAGCTACAGCGCGTCGGATCCGGTGTGGTTCTTCAACACCGGGTCATCATTGCCGCCGGAGAACTTCGCCGGCCGCGTCGGGGCGTTCGTCGCGGAGCTGTCGTACCAGCTGCTGGGCTACGCGGCGTTCCTCGGGCCGCTGGTGATGGTGGTGATCGGGTGGCACTACTTCTGGTGCCGCGCGGTGGACGCCGCCTACACCAAGCTGCTCGGCGCGGCGCTGCTGATCGGCTGCCTGTCGTCCTTCCTGTCGCTCGCCTTCGGCACGCTCGCGGTGTCGGGCAAGGAGTTCCGCGCCGGAGGCTTCGTCGGCGATCGGCTCGCGGCGGCGCTGGCCGAATATCTGAATCGCACCGGCTCGATCATCCTCATCCTGACGCTGCTCTTCGCCGCCATCATCCTGTCGACGCAGTTCTCCTTCGGCCGGCTGTTCTCGGTGCTGTCACAGATCGCGCGCGAGCGCTGGACCGCGTTCCGCGCCGCGGCGGAACGCCGCCGCGACGAGCAGGCGCGCGAGAAACAGCGCCAGGAGGTGCTGAAGAAGCACCTGGCCAAGGACCCGAAGGCGGCGAAAGACACGAAAGAGCTGAAGGACACGAGGGACACGAAGGAGCTGCGCACGAAGATTGCGAGGGCGCCGATCACGTCGAGCGATCCCGCCGATGCGCCGGCGGCCGGCCCGGCTGCCCCGCCGGCGCGCTCGAAGACCGCGGCGGTACTCGGCGCGGCCGCGGCCGCATTCAAAGCGGCCTCCTCCAGACCGACGCCGCCGCCGATCAACAAGCCGGCGCCGCCGCCCGCTGCCGCCTCCGTGCGCGAGCGAGAGAAGGAACCGTCGCTGCCGCTGCCCGATCCCGACAAGACGCCGATCGAGCGGAAGAAGGGGGGCTTCACGCTGCCGCCGAACGCGCTGCTCGACGCGCCGAAGACGGAGCGCAAGGTCGACGAGCGCGAGCTGATGGACGGCGCCCGGCTGCTCGAGGAGAAGTGCCGCGAGTTCTCGGTCGAAGGGGCCGTCGTCCAGATCCATCCCGGTCCGGTGGTGACGACCTACGAATTCAAGCCGGACGCGGGGGTGAAGTACAGCAAGATCACCGGGCTCGCCGACGACCTGTGCCTGGCGATGCAGGCCGAATCGGTGATCATCGACCGCATCCCCGGCAAGTCGACGGTCGGCATCCAGATCCCGAACCCGAACCGCGAAGCGATTTCGCTGCGCGAGCTGCTCGAGTCCGATGCCTACAAGCGGTCGCATTCGAAGCTGACGCTCGCCATGGGCAAGACCATCCACGGCGAGCCGTTCGTCAGCGATCTCGCGACGATGCCGCACCTGCTGATCGCCGGCTCCACCGGCGCCGGCAAGTCGGTCAGCGTCAACGCCATGATCACCAGCATCCTGATGCGCGCGACGCCCGACGACGTGCGGTTCATCATGGTCGATCCCAAGCGCCTCGAGCTGGGGATGTACGAAGACATCCCTCACCTGCTCACGCCGGTCGTCATGGATCCCAAGCTGGCGGCCAACGCGCTGCGCTGGGCGGTGCGCGAGATGGAAGAGCGCTACAAGACGCTGGCGGCGTTCGGCGTGCGCAACATCGAGCAGTACAACCGCAACGTCCGGGCGATGCAGGAGGAGAAGCAGGGCGAGCCCCTGCTCGACGACAAAGGGAACGAGATCAAGCCGCTGCCCTTCATCGTCGTGCTGATCGACGAGCTGGCGGACCTGATGATGGTGGCGGGCAACGAGGTCGAGGAATCGATCGCGCGACTGGCGCAGATGGCGCGCGCCATCGGCATTCATCTGGTGCTCGCGACCCAGCGTCCGTCGGTGGACGTCATCACCGGCCTCATCAAGGCCAACCTGCCCGCGCGCATCTCCTTCCGCGTCTCGTCGAAGATCGATTCGCGGACCATTCTCGACGGCAACGGCGCCGAGCAGCTCCTCGGCAAGGGAGACATGCTGTTCCTGCCGCCGGCGTCGTCGCGGTTCGTGCGCCTGCACGGCCCCTACATCTCCGAGCAGGAGAGCGCCCGGCTTGCCGCCTTCCTGCGGAAGCAGGGCCGCCCCACCTACGACACGACGGTCACCGCCGACGAGAAGGGGGCGCAGGAGCACCAGGATTTCGAGAAGGACGAGCTCTACGACGAGGCCGCGCGGATCGTGGTCTCGAGCGGTCAGGCCTCCATCTCGTACCTGCAGCGCCGGCTGCGGATCGGATTCAGCCGCGCCGCGCGGCTGGTCGACATGATGGAGATGGACGGGCTCGTCTCGGCGGCCGCGGGCGGCAAGCCGAGAGAGGTGCTCGTGAAGAAGGACTACTTCGACGAAGTGGATGCGCAGCTTCGATAG
- a CDS encoding N-acetylmuramoyl-L-alanine amidase: MKQPFLTALVTAACLLAAAPGAEAQTARDMYNRALAQERSVRDEAAKPTLTQMRRAISAYEAVVRRHPSSGYADNALWQAANLASLAFERFGSEADRKASARLLDQLARGYPSSRLAARQTRPAEDTRDADDTSQPSEAKESAAAVAAAAQTPKAEATAGRAQLATLRDIKREVLPDGVRVTVDLDSEVPYYQEEIANPRRLFFDLKGVRTAASLQDASLKFADDVVKEVRLGRHPRNVTRLVVDLDGVSSYSVYPLYGPYRLVIDFRRAVSAAPAPAPAAVAAPVVVPPPVPAPKAAAPLAVLPDVKQTIPEARHAPEPAKLPSSTPAPKALPPAAPASNSNGKFSLSRQLGLSVARIVLDAGHGGHDPGAHGNGITESELTLDVAQRLRKLLEAQPGMEVVMTRDTDVFIPLEERTAIANREGADLFLSIHANASRNSQARGIETYFLSFALNPEAEAVAARENATSAQTMHNLPDIVKAIALNNKLKESRDLAETVQKSMTKRLSARNRSLRDLGVKQAPFVVLIGAVMPSVLAEISFVTNRQEGALLKTTAYRQQIAQALFDAIQNYQQSLKRLNSIAGKKATAQ, encoded by the coding sequence ATGAAACAACCTTTCCTCACCGCGCTCGTCACCGCCGCCTGCCTGCTGGCGGCGGCGCCCGGCGCCGAGGCGCAGACGGCGCGCGACATGTACAACCGTGCCCTGGCGCAGGAACGTAGCGTCCGCGACGAGGCCGCGAAGCCGACCCTCACTCAGATGCGCCGCGCCATCTCCGCCTACGAAGCGGTGGTCCGCCGGCATCCGTCGAGCGGCTACGCGGACAACGCGCTCTGGCAGGCGGCGAACCTTGCCTCGCTCGCCTTCGAGCGGTTCGGCAGCGAGGCCGACCGCAAGGCGTCCGCGCGTCTGCTCGATCAGCTCGCCCGAGGCTACCCGTCGAGCAGGCTCGCGGCGAGGCAGACGAGACCGGCGGAGGATACGAGGGACGCGGACGACACGAGCCAGCCGAGCGAGGCGAAAGAATCGGCGGCGGCCGTTGCGGCGGCGGCGCAGACGCCGAAAGCCGAGGCCACGGCGGGTCGCGCGCAACTCGCCACCTTGCGCGACATCAAGCGCGAGGTGCTGCCCGACGGCGTCCGGGTCACCGTGGATCTGGACAGCGAGGTGCCCTACTACCAGGAGGAGATCGCCAATCCCCGCCGGCTGTTCTTCGACTTGAAAGGCGTGCGGACCGCGGCCAGCCTGCAGGACGCCTCCCTCAAGTTCGCCGACGACGTGGTGAAGGAAGTCAGGCTCGGACGTCATCCGCGCAACGTCACGCGTCTGGTGGTCGATCTCGACGGCGTGTCGAGCTACAGCGTCTACCCGCTGTACGGACCCTACCGCCTGGTGATCGATTTCCGGCGGGCGGTGAGCGCCGCTCCCGCGCCAGCCCCCGCGGCCGTGGCGGCGCCCGTCGTCGTGCCGCCGCCGGTGCCGGCGCCGAAGGCCGCGGCGCCGCTCGCGGTCCTGCCGGACGTGAAGCAGACGATTCCCGAGGCGCGGCACGCGCCCGAACCGGCGAAACTGCCCTCGTCAACGCCGGCGCCGAAGGCGCTGCCGCCCGCCGCGCCGGCGTCGAACTCGAACGGCAAGTTCTCCCTCTCGCGGCAGCTCGGTCTCAGCGTCGCCCGCATCGTGCTCGACGCCGGCCACGGCGGACACGATCCCGGGGCGCACGGCAACGGCATCACCGAGTCCGAGCTGACGCTCGACGTCGCGCAGCGGCTGCGCAAGCTGCTCGAGGCGCAGCCGGGGATGGAAGTGGTGATGACGCGCGACACCGACGTCTTCATCCCGCTGGAGGAGCGCACCGCGATCGCCAACCGTGAAGGGGCGGACCTCTTCCTGTCGATTCACGCCAACGCGAGCCGCAATTCGCAGGCGCGCGGCATCGAAACCTACTTCCTCAGCTTCGCGTTGAACCCGGAGGCCGAAGCGGTCGCGGCGCGCGAGAACGCGACCTCGGCGCAGACGATGCACAACCTGCCCGACATCGTCAAGGCGATCGCACTGAACAACAAGCTGAAGGAGTCGCGCGATCTCGCCGAGACGGTGCAGAAGTCGATGACGAAGCGGCTGAGCGCCAGGAACCGGTCGCTGCGCGACCTCGGCGTCAAGCAGGCGCCGTTCGTGGTCCTGATCGGCGCGGTGATGCCGAGCGTGCTCGCCGAGATCTCGTTCGTCACCAACCGCCAGGAAGGCGCGCTGCTGAAGACGACCGCCTACCGCCAGCAGATCGCGCAGGCGCTGTTCGACGCGATCCAGAA